Part of the Labrenzia sp. PHM005 genome is shown below.
TTCCAGGAAACGACCCGCGTTCTTACCGACGCAGCGGTCAACGGCAAGACCGACCCGCTGGTCGGCCTCAAAGAGAACGTCATCGTGGGCCGCTTGATCCCGGCCGGTACTGGTGGGGTGATGAAGCGGATCCGCAAGATTGCAACGCATCGCGACGACCTCATCCAGGAAGCGCAGCGTCAGCAGTCTTCGGACAGCGCCGCGGAAGGCCTTCTGGAAGATATGACCGGGGCGGCCGAATAAACTTCGGTCAATCCAGGAAAATCGAAAGGCCGCCTCCGGGCGGCCTTTCTTGTCTCAAGACCCAATCAAATGGTGATCGACAATGAACGACAACGATATGGATATGGAACCGGTGGTCTACATTGTGATCGGCCGGGTTTGGAAGGACGAAGATACGTCGCCGGATGCGGCAATCACGATCCATGCGCTGCTGAGAGCTCCGGATGATGACGATGCCGTACGCAAGACGCTGGAAGCATTGTCGTCTCAAGGGTTCGCCGAAGCTGAACTGGATCAGATTGGTGTGATCGATGGTGAACCTGATGAACCGATCTATGAAGGGGCGTATCAGGACGCATTGTCCGGGAACGTTGCGATAGTAACCCTATCCGAATAAGGGTAGGGGATAGACAGTCTCTTGCCAGAGTAAATATGCATTAGAATAAAAGGCGTGCTCCCATCGGGCGCGCCTTTGTTCTTGGGCAATACCGAATAGCCGGATGATCGGTTACTGCGGAGACAATCTTGAAAAATTGCATGTCTGCCATGCATGTGGGAATCAATCGCAAGAACGGGCCTGTAGAACCGTTGTACTGAGCGATTCCGGTGCAATTGTTGGAATTTGAATCATCTGGTTAAGGTTTGATTCATTGTTGGAAATTGGTCTGGATTAGGTGTAAATAACAAAAGAACCGAATTGGGTATGCATTGGAAATAATCTTGCGTTTAGTGCTGTTTTGACGGTCATTTATGAGGCGGTATTTCCCGAAGTCGCGGAAATGCGGAATTTCCAACAAATCACTTGACGCAAAGGGTGCATCTGAGTAGGTTCCGCGCATCCCAAGGGCAGGCGGTAAGAGCGAACCCTCCAGCGCTTCTGAAGAGCGCAGGACACAGTCCTCTTAAACGCTGCCGGGTCACATAGGCGAATACGCGTCGATTGCATGACCGCGAGGTAACTCGTGGTCCTCTGGTTTTTCGCAGCGCCGGCCGCTCTTTTCGGAGCGTGCGGGCGCGATTCTGCATGTTTGAACACATGTGGCATCAGCGGGGGACTGCAGTTGCACAAAGAATTTTGGATGGACAAGGTAAAGGGCACAGAATGCCGACCATCAACCAGTTGATCCGCAAGCCGCGGAAAGATCCGCCGAAGCGGAACAAAGTGCCGGCCATGGAGGCCTGCCCGCAGAAGCGTGGTGTTTGCACCCGCGTCTACACGACCACTCCGAAGAAGCCGAACTCGGCTCTGCGTAAAGTGGCGAAAATCCGTCTGACCAACGGCTTTGAAGTCATTGGATACATCCCGGGTGAAGGCCACAACCTTCAGGAACACTCCGTTGTGATGATCCGCGGCGGCCGTGTGAAGGATTTGCCGGGTGTCCGTTATCACATCATCCGTGGTGTGCTGGATACCCAGGGCGTTAAAGATCGTAAGCAGCGCCGTTCGAAGTACGGCGCCAAGCGGCCGAAGTAAGGAGCACGTTAGATGTCCCGTCGTCACCGCGCAGAAAAACGCGAAATCAACCCGGATCCGAAATTCGGGGATATGGTCGTCACCAAGTTCATGAACTCCATCATGTACGACGGCAAGAAGTCCACCGCCGAGCGCATTGTTTACGGTGCTTTCGACGTTGTTGAGAACAAGACCCGTGAGAACCCGATCGAAGTGTTCCACGCCGCTCTTGAGAACGTTATGCCGCAAGTGGAAGTTCGTTCCCGCCGTGTTGGTGGTGCGACCTACCAGGTTCCGGTTGAAGTTCGTTCTGACCGCCGTCAGGCGCTTGCGATCCGTTGGTTGATCGCAGCAGCTCGTAACCGCAACGAAACCACAATGGTTGATCGCCTCTCCGGTGAACTGCTCGATGCAGCAAACAACCGTGGTACCGCAGTTAAGAAGCGCGAAGACACGCACCGGATGGCCGACGCCAACCGCGCATTCTCGCACTATCGCTGGTAATAAGTTACTTCGAAGGGCTGACGCTATGTCGCGCACGCATAATATCGAGGACTACCGTAACTTCGGCATCATGGCTCACATCGATGCTGGTAAGACGACCACCACCGAGCGGATCCTCTACTACACCGGTAAGAGCCACAAGATCGGTGAAGTTCATGATGGCGCTGCCACTATGGACTGGATGGAGCAGGAGCAGGAGCGTGGTATCACGATCACCTCTGCTGCAACCACCGCTCACTGGAATGACAAACGCCTGAACATCATCGACACCCCAGGCCACGTTGACTTCACAATTGAAGTTGAGCGGTCCCTGCGTGTTCTTGATGGCGCGGTTGCTCTTCTGGACGCCAACGCTGGCGTTGAGCCGCAGACTGAGACTGTTTGGCGTCAGGCCGACAAGTACAACGTCCCGCGGATGATCTTCGTCAACAAGATGGACAAACTCGGCGCCGATTTCGATCGCTGCTGCGAGATGATTAAGTCCCGTCTTGGGGCCACTCCGCTGGTCATGCAGCTGAACATCGGCGCTGAAAGCGAATTCGCTGGCGTTGTTGATCTGCTGAAAATGAAAGCTCTGATCTGGCAGTCCGAAAACCTCGGCGCTGCTTGGGACGTTCTGGACATCCCGGCTGAGCTTGCTGACCGTGCGCAGGAAATGCGCGACGCTCTGATCGAGACTGCTGTTGAGATCGACGAAGAAGCAATGGAAGCTTACCTGGAAGGCGAAGAGCCGTCTTTCGAGAAGCTTCAAGAGCTGATCCGTAAGGGCACCATTGCTGGTGATTTCGTTCCGGTCTTCTGTGGTTCTGCGTTCAAGAACAAAGGCGTGCAGCCGCTTCTTGATGCAGTTGTTGATTACCTGCCGAGCCCGGTTGAAGTTCCGGCTATTAAAGGTATCGATCCGAAGAACGAAGAAGAAGTTGAGCGTCAGTCTTCTGATGAAGAGCCGCTTGGCCTGCTGGCATTCAAGATCGCGAACGACCCGTTCGTTGGCTCTTTGACCTTCTGCCGCATCTACTCCGGTGTTCTGAACAAGGGTGTTTCCCTTCTGAACACTGTTAAAGACAAGCGTGAGCGCGTCGGCCGGATGATGCAGATGCACTCCAACTCCCGTGAAGACATTGATGTGGCCTATGCAGGTGACATCGTGGCGATCGCAGGTCTCAAAGACACCACCACTGGTGACACCCTTTGTGATCCGCTGAAGCCGGTCATTCTGGAGCGGATGGAATTCCCTGAGCCGGTCATCGAGATCGCAGTTGAGCCGAAGACCAAAGCCGACCAGGAAAAAATGGGCCTCGCCCTGAACCGCCTGGCTGCTGAGGATCCGTCCTTCCGCGTGAAGACCGACGAAGAGTCCGGTCAGACCATCATCGCCGGTATGGGTGAATTGCACCTCGACATCATCGTCGACCGCATGAAGCGTGAGTTCAAGGTTGAGGCGAACATTGGTGCGCCGCAGGTTGCTTACCGCGAAACCATCACCAAGGTTGCAGACGTGGATTACACCCACAAGAAGCAGTCTGGTGGTTCTGGTCAGTTCGCTCGCATCAAGCTCACCATCGAGCCGTCCGAGCCGAATGAAGGTTACGTCTTCGAGAGCAAGATCGTTGGCGGTAACGTTCCGAAGGAATACATCCCGGGTGTTACCAAGGGTATCGAAAGCGTCATGTCGTCCGGTCCGCTGGCTGGCTTCCCGATGCTCGACATCAAGGCAACACTCACCGATGGTGCCTACCACGACGTTGACTCCTCTGTTCTGGCCTTCGAAATCGCCGGCCGTGCCGGTTTCCGCGAAGCCATTCAGAAAGCTGGCCCGAAACTTCTCGAGCCGGTCATGAAGGTCGAGGTTGTTACCCCGGAAGATTACATGGGTGATGTGATTGGTGACCTGAACTCCCGCCGCGGCCAGATCGCGGGTACGGAGAACCGGGGCATCGTGACCGTCATCACAGCAATGGTACCGCTGGCCAACATGTTTGGTTACGTGAACAACCTGCGTTCCATGTCTCAAGGCCGCGCCCAGTATTCGATGGTGTTCGATCACTACGATCAGGTGCCGCAGGCTGTCGCCGAAGAGGTTCAGGCGAAATACGCCTGATCCCAACCTCTTGAATTAATTAAGAATTAGAGAAACGGAGTACTCCGATGGCGAAGGAAAAGTTTGAGCGCAATAAGCCGCACGTTAACATTGGCACGATTGGCCACGTTGACCACGGCAAGACGACGCTGACCGCTGCAATCACCATGACGCTTGCAGAAGCTGGTGGTGCAGAAGCAAAAGCCTATGATGAGATTGACGGTGCGCCTGAAGAAAAGGCACGCGGCATCACCATCTCCACGGCACACGTTGAGTATGAGACGGAAAACCGTCACTACGCTCACGTTGACTGCCCGGGCCACGCCGACTACGTGAAGAACATGATCACCGGTGCTGCGCAGATGGACGGCGCGATCCTGGTGTGTTCTGCAGCAGACGGCCCGATGCCACAGACCCGTGAGCACATCCTGCTTGCGCGTCAGGTTGGTGTTCCGGCTCTGGTTGTTTTCATGAACAAGGTTGACCAGGTCGACGACGAAGAGCTTCTTGAGCTCGTCGAAATGGAAATCCGTGAGCTGCTGTCTTCTTACGAATTCCCGGGCGACGACATTCCGATCGTTAAGGGTTCTGCGCTGGCAGCTGTTGAGAACCGTGATGCGGCGATTGGCCGTGACGCGATCCGTGAGCTGATGGCTCAGGTTGATGAGTACATTCCGACCCCGGAACGTCCGAAGGATCAGCCGTTCCTGATGCCGATCGAAGACGTGTTCTCAATCTCCGGCCGCGGTACTGTTGTGACCGGTCGTGTTGAGCGCGGTGTGATCAACGTGGGTGAAGAAGTCGAGATCGTCGGCATCAAGGACACCCAGAAGACCACGGTTACCGGCGTTGAAATGTTCCGCAAGCTGCTGGACAGCGGTGAAGCTGGCGACAACATCGGTGCTCTGATCCGCGGCGTTGGCCGTGAAGAGGTTGAGCGCGGCCAGGTTCTGTGTAAGCCGGGTTCTGTTAACCCGCACACGAAATTCAAGGCTGAGGCGTACATCCTCACAAAGGAAGAAGGTGGCCGTCACACGCCGTTCTTCACCAACTACCGTCCGCAGTTCTACTTCCGCACGACCGATGTGACGGGTGTGGTTCACCTGCCGGAAGGTACGGAAATGGTGATGCCGGGTGACAACGTCTCCGTCGACGTTGAGCTGATCGTGCCGATCGCCATGGAAGACGGCCTGCGCTTCGCGATCCGCGAAGGTGGCCGCACCGTCGGCGCCGGCGTCGTAGCCTCCATCATCGAATAATCGACAGCCGGGCCTGCCGGCGCAATCAAAGTTTGAGCGGGCAGGCCCGCAGTCAATTTGGGAACAATAACAATGAACGGTCAGAATATCCGGATCCGCCTGAAGGCTTTTGACCACCGTATTCTCGATGCTTCCACCAAGGAAATCGTGAACACGGCAAAGCGGACCGGTGCACAGGTACGGGGTCCCGTGCCGCTGCCGACGCGGATCGAGAAGTACACCGTGCTTCGTGGCCCGCATATCGATAAGAAAAGCCGCGATCAGTTCGAGATGCGCACGCATAAGCGTCTGCTCGACATCGTTGACCCGACACCGCAGACCGTGGACGCGCTGATGAAGCTCGACCTGGCCGCTGGTGTCGACGTCGAGATCAAGCTCTGAGGCGAGGCGAAGGGGACACATCCATGCGTTCTGGAGTGATCGCTCAGAAAGTGGGCATGACCCGCATCTATAACGATGCAGGCGAGCATGTTCCGGTCACGGTTTTGCGGCTGGAAAATTGCCAGGTGGTAGCCCACCGGACTGACGAAAAGAACGGTTACAACGCACTGCAGCTCGGTGCCGGTACCCGTAAAGTAAAGAATACGCCGAAGGCACTGCGCGGCCACTTTGCTGTTGCAAAGGTTGAGCCGAAGCGGACTGTGGTCGAGTTTCGCGTTTCCGCGGACAACATGATCGACGTGGGCGCAGAAATCACTGCCGACCACTACGTCGAAGGCCAGTTTGTCGACGTGACCGGCACTTCCATCGGTAAAGGTTTTGCCGGTGTTATGAAGCGTCACAACTTCGGTGGTGGCCGTGCATCGCACGGTAATTCGATCTCGCACCGCTCACACGGTTCTACCGGTCAATGTCAAGACCCGGGCCGCGTGTTCAAGGGCAAGAAGATGGCCGGTCATATGGGTGATGCCCGCGTGACCACGCAGAACCTGAAGGTTGTGCGCACTGATGTTGAGCGTGGCCTGATCATGGTCGAAGGCTCTGTACCGGGCGCCAAAGGCGGCTGGATCCAGGTCCGCGACGCGATCAAAAAGGCGCTGCCGGAAAACGTTCCGGTCCCGGGTGCTTTCAAAGCGTCCGCAGCGGCTGAGGCTGCCGGGAAGGAGAGCGAGTGATGGAACTCCAGGTCAAAACCCTCGAAGGTGGGGCGGCCGGTTCGATCACGGTGTCTGACGAGATCTTTGGTCTCGAGCCGCGCACCGATTTGATCCACCGTGTTGTGCGCTGGCAGCTTGCCAAGCGCCAGGCGGGCACCCACAAGACGCTGCAGCGTTCGGAAGTCACTGGCTCGACGAAGAAATTCGTCCGCCAGAAAGGTTCCGGCGGTGCACGTCACGGCAACAAGAAGGCTCCGCAGTTCCGCGGCGGTGGTAAGGCATTCGGTCCGGTCGTTCGCGACCACGGCCATGACCTGCCAAAGAAAGTCCGCGCTCTGGGCCTGAAGCACGCTCTGTCGGCCAAAGCCAAGACAGACAGCATCGTTGTTGTTGAAGATGCAAAAGCTGCTGAAGCAAAAACCAAGGCTCTGAAGTCCCAGCTGAACAAGCTCGGCCTGACCAGCGCTCTGGTGATTGACGGCGCTGAAGTTGACAACAACTTCGCACTGGCTTCCCGCAACATTCCGCACCTGGATGTGTTGCCGGTTCAGGGCATCAATGTTTACGACATCCTGCGCGCCAACACGCTTGTGTTGACAAAAGCTGCGGTGTCCGCACTTGAGGAGCGCTTTAAATGAGCAATCTTCCTCACTACGACAAAATCGTCGGTCCGGTAATCACCGAAAAATCGACGATGGCTTCTGAAGAGAACAAGGTTGTCTTCAAGGTTGCCAACGATGCAACTAAGCCGGAAATCAAGGCCGCTGTCGAAGCTCTGTTCGGCGTCAAGGTCACGGCAGTCAACACTCTGGTCCGCAAGGGCAAAGTGAAGCGCTTCCGCGGACGTCTTGGCCGCCAGTCTGACTTCAAAAAGGCCGTCGTTACGCTGCAGGAAGGTCACGCGATTGACGTGGCTACCGGGCTCTAAGACGGGGACTTAAGAAAAATGGCACTTAAGACATTCAATCCGACGTCCCCAGGCCGCCGTCAGCTGGTTCAAGTTGACCGCTCCGGTCTGTGGAAGGGCAAGCCGGTCAAGACTTTGACCGAAGGCCTGTCCAAGTCCGGTGGTCGTAACAACACCGGCCGCATGACGTCTCCGAACCGCGGTGGCGGTCACAAGCGGACTTACCGTCTTGTCGACTTCAAACGGCGTAAATGGGACGTACCGGCAACGGTTGAGCGCCTCGAATACGATCCGAACCGGACCGCATTCATCGCTCTGATCCGTTATGAAGACGGTGAGCTGAGCTACATTCTGGCTCCGCAGCGTTTGGCCGAAGGCGACACTGTCGTAGCTGGCGAAAACGTCGACGTGAAGCCGGGCAATGCAGCTCCGCTGTCCAAAATTCCGGTCGGTACGATCGTGCACAACATCGAACTGAAGCCTGGTAAAGGCGCTCAGATCGCTCGTTCTGCCGGTGCGTTCGTTCAGATCGTTGGCCGTGACCAGGGTTACACAACGCTGCGCCTGATGTCTGGTGAGCAGCGCCGTGTTCTCGGCACTTGCATGGCCACTATTGGCGCTGTGTCCAACCCGGACCATGCCAACATCAACCTCGGTAAGGCAGGCCGTTCCCGCTGGCTCGGCATCAAACCGCATGTTCGCGGTGTTGCTATGAACCCGATCGATCACCCGCACGGTGGTGGTGAAGGCCGGACATCTGGCGGACGTCATCCGGTTACTCCTTGGGGTAAACCGACCAAAGGTAAGCGCACGCGGAAGAATAAGCAGACTGATAAGTATATCGTCCGCTCCCGCCACGCGCGTAAGAAGTAAGGGACAGGATCGTGGCACGTTCGATCTGGAAAGGTCCGTTTGTCGACGGGTATCTGCTGAAGAAAGCGGACAAGGTACGCGAGTCCGGCCGGAACGAGGTCATCAAGACCTGGAGCCGCCGCTCGACGATCCTGCCGCAGTTCGTTGGTCTTACCTTCGGCGTCTACAACGGTCAGAAGCACGTTCCGGTGCTGGTGTCTGAAGAGATGATTGGTCACAAGTTCGGTGAGTTCTCACCGTCCCGGACCTATTACGGACACGGCGCCGACAAGAAGGCGAAGAGGAAGTAACGATGGGCAAGCCGAAGCGTGAGCGGACGCTCGCTGACAACGAAGCTCGGGCGATGACACGGATGATTCGTGTTTCCCCCCGCAAGCTGAATCTCGTTGCTGCTGCTATCCGTGGTAAAAAAGTCGGTTCCGCGATTGCGGACCTGACATTCTCCCGCAAGCGTATCGCACAGGATGTCAAGAAAACTCTGATGTCTGCCGTTGCCAATGCGGAAAACAATCACGACCTGGACATCGACAACCTGGTGGTTGCCGAAGCTCATGTTGGCAAAGCTTTTGTCATCAAGCGGTTCCAGCCCCGTGCACGTGGACGTGTTGGCCGGATCGAGAAGCCTTTCTCGAACCTGACGATCGTCGTGCGTGAAGTTGAGGAGAGTGCCTGATGGGACATAAAGTTAACCCGATCGGCATGCGCCTCGGGATCAACCGCACCTGGGATTCTCGCTGGTACGCCAACAAAAACGAATATGGCGATCTTCTGCACGAAGATTTCCGCATTCGTGAGTACCTGATGAAGGAACTCAAGCAGGCTGCGGTTTCCAAAGTGGTTATCGAGCGCCCACACAAAAAATGCCGCGTGTCCATTCACTCCGGTCGTCCGGGTGTGGTCATCGGTAAAAAGGGTGCCGACATCGAGCGTCTTCGCAAGAAGATTGCCGACATCACCAATTCCGAAGTGCATCTCAACATTGTTGAAGTGCGCAAGCCGGAAATCGACGCGACCTTGGTTGCCGCTTCGATCGCTCAGCAGCTGGAACGCCGTGTTGCTTTCCGCCGTGCCATGAAGCGGGCCGTTCAGTCCGCGATGCGTCTTGGCGCACAAGGCATCCGGATTAACTGTGGCGGCCGTCTCGGCGGTGCGGAAATCGCGCGTATCGAATGGTACCGTGAAGGCCGCGTGCCGCTTCACACACTGCGTGCGGACATCGACTATGGTGTTGCCAGCGCTCACACAGCTTATGGCGTGTGTGGTGTGAAGGTCTGGATCTTCAAAGGCGAAATCCTCGAGCATGATCCGATGGCGTCCGAAAAACGGGCAACAGCGGGCAACGAGGGTGGAAACCAGGGTGATCGCGGCGGACGCCGGGATCGGGGCCGCGAGCGCGCAGCTTAATCTAAGCTGCCTGCCGCTCGTAAGAATAGAAAGACGAGAGAAGAACGATGCTGCAACCGAAGCGCACTAAGTTCCGCAAGCAGCACAAGGGCCGCATCCACGGCTTGTCGAAGGGGGGGACTGACCTCAACTTCGGCGCATTCGGTCTGAAGGCTCTGGAGCCGGAGCGGGTTACCGCTCGTCAGATCGAAGCGGCCCGTCGTGCTATGACCCGTCACATGAAACGTGCGGGTCGTGTTTGGATCCGTATCTTCCCGGATCTGCCGGTTTCTTCGAAACCTGCTGAAGTCCGCATGGGTAAGGGTAAGGGTTCTCCGGATTACTGGGCTTGCCGCGTCAAGCCGGGCCGGATCATGTTCGAAATTGACGGTGTGCCGGAAGACATTGCGCGTGAAGCAATGCGTCTTGCCGCTGCCAAGCTGCCGATCAAATGCCGTTTCGTTCAGCGTATCGGCGAATAAGGCAGGCCAGGAGAGACAGCCATGAAGGCGACCGATGTACGGGCTAAGACCCTCGACGAGCTCCGCACAGAGCTTGAGGGCCTGAAGAAAGAGCAGTTCAACCTGCGCTTCCAGAAGGCTACGGGTCAGCTTGAAAACACCGCACGAGTCCGGCAGATCCGCCGTGATATCGCGCGTATCCAGACGATCATGCGCGAAAAGCGCGTGTCGGCGACCGCATAAGGAGACGGATCTATGCCAAAGCGTATCCTGCAGGGCACCGTTGTCAGCGACGCCAATGACAAAACGGTGACGGTAAACGTGGAGCGCCGCTTCACACACCCGCTGCTGAAAAAGACTGTGCGCCGGACTAAGAAGTACCGCGCACACGATGAAAGCAACCAATACAAGGTTGGCGACTCTGTTCAGATTGAAGAGTGTGCGCCGATCTCGAAAAACAAACGTTGGACAGTGGTTACTCAGTAACCACGCTCCATGTGTGAGCATCAGGCGCCCGCAAACGGTGCGCCGATAGAAGAACAAGGCAGCCAGTCATGATTCAGATGCAAACAAACCTCGACGTCGCGGATAACTCCGGCGCTCGTCGTGTCATGTGCATCAAAGTGCTCGGTGGCTCCAAGCGGAAATATGCCTCTGTTGGCGACATCATCGTTGTGTCAGTCAAAGAAGCTATTCCACGGGGCCGCGTTAAAAAGGGCGACGTGATGAAGGCTGTCGTCGTGCGCACGGCAAAGGATATCCGCCGTCCCGATGGCAGCGTGATCCGGTTCGACCGCAATGCGGCCGTGCTGGTCAATAACAACAAGGAGCCGGTCGGCACCCGTATTTTCGGACCAGTGCCGCGTGAACTCCGCGCTAAGAACCATATGAAAATCATTTCGCTGGCGCCGGAGGTGCTCTGATGGCTGCGAAAATCAAAAAAGGCGATACGGTGGTCGTACTGACCGGCCGTGATAAGGGCAAGTCTGGCGAAGTCGTTCAGATCCTGCCGGCCGACAACAAAGCACTGGTACGCGGCATCAACATGGTTCGCCGTCACCAGAAGCAGACCCAGACCCAGGAAGCTGGCATCGTTTCTAAGGAAGCGCCGATCCATCTTTCCAACATCGCTCTTGCCGATCCAAAAGACGGTAAAGCGACACGCGTCGGCTTCAAAGTGCAGGACGATGGTGCCAAGGTCCGTGTGGCCAAGCGTTCGGGAGACCTGATCGATGGCTGAGACCTCTTACGTGCCGCGTCTTAAGACGCACTACGACGAAGTCGTGCGCAAGCAGCTTCAGGAAAAATTCGAGTATGCGAACGTTATGCAGGTTCCGCAGCTTGAAAAAATCGTCCTGAACATTGGTGTTGGCGAAGCAGTGGGCGATTCCAAGAAAGCCCGTATCGCTGCTGAAGATCTGGCTGCAATTGCTGGTCAGAAGCCAGTCATCACCAAGGCGAAAAAATCCATCGCGACCTTCAAGGTCCGCGAAGGCATGCCGCTTGGTTCGAAGGTGACACTGCGCCGTCAGCAGATGTTCGAATTTCTCGATCGTCTGATCACCATCGCGCTGCCGCGTGTTCGTGACTTCCGTGGCCTGAACCCGAAGAGCTTCGACGGCCGTGGCAACTACGCCATGGGCATCAAAGAGCACATCGTGTTCCCGGAAATCGAGTACGACAAGGTCGACCAGATCTGGGGTATGGACATCATCGTCTGCACCACGGCGCCGACCGATGACGAGGCGCGCGAGCTTCTGCGTGCTTTCAACTTCCCGTTCACGAAATAACGGGCAAGGAAGGAAAACACGATGGCGAAGAAAAGCGCAGTCGAAAAGAACAAGCGTCGCGAGAAGCTTGTCAAGAAATACGCCGAGAAGCGTGCCGCTCTGAAAGCTATGGCCAAGGACGCAACCTTGAGCCCTGAAGAGCAGTTCAAT
Proteins encoded:
- the rplP gene encoding 50S ribosomal protein L16, translated to MLQPKRTKFRKQHKGRIHGLSKGGTDLNFGAFGLKALEPERVTARQIEAARRAMTRHMKRAGRVWIRIFPDLPVSSKPAEVRMGKGKGSPDYWACRVKPGRIMFEIDGVPEDIAREAMRLAAAKLPIKCRFVQRIGE
- the rpsG gene encoding 30S ribosomal protein S7 translates to MSRRHRAEKREINPDPKFGDMVVTKFMNSIMYDGKKSTAERIVYGAFDVVENKTRENPIEVFHAALENVMPQVEVRSRRVGGATYQVPVEVRSDRRQALAIRWLIAAARNRNETTMVDRLSGELLDAANNRGTAVKKREDTHRMADANRAFSHYRW
- the rplV gene encoding 50S ribosomal protein L22 codes for the protein MGKPKRERTLADNEARAMTRMIRVSPRKLNLVAAAIRGKKVGSAIADLTFSRKRIAQDVKKTLMSAVANAENNHDLDIDNLVVAEAHVGKAFVIKRFQPRARGRVGRIEKPFSNLTIVVREVEESA
- a CDS encoding 50S ribosomal protein L23, producing MSNLPHYDKIVGPVITEKSTMASEENKVVFKVANDATKPEIKAAVEALFGVKVTAVNTLVRKGKVKRFRGRLGRQSDFKKAVVTLQEGHAIDVATGL
- a CDS encoding regulator, whose product is MNDNDMDMEPVVYIVIGRVWKDEDTSPDAAITIHALLRAPDDDDAVRKTLEALSSQGFAEAELDQIGVIDGEPDEPIYEGAYQDALSGNVAIVTLSE
- the rpsJ gene encoding 30S ribosomal protein S10 encodes the protein MNGQNIRIRLKAFDHRILDASTKEIVNTAKRTGAQVRGPVPLPTRIEKYTVLRGPHIDKKSRDQFEMRTHKRLLDIVDPTPQTVDALMKLDLAAGVDVEIKL
- the rpsS gene encoding 30S ribosomal protein S19, whose protein sequence is MARSIWKGPFVDGYLLKKADKVRESGRNEVIKTWSRRSTILPQFVGLTFGVYNGQKHVPVLVSEEMIGHKFGEFSPSRTYYGHGADKKAKRK
- the tuf gene encoding elongation factor Tu produces the protein MAKEKFERNKPHVNIGTIGHVDHGKTTLTAAITMTLAEAGGAEAKAYDEIDGAPEEKARGITISTAHVEYETENRHYAHVDCPGHADYVKNMITGAAQMDGAILVCSAADGPMPQTREHILLARQVGVPALVVFMNKVDQVDDEELLELVEMEIRELLSSYEFPGDDIPIVKGSALAAVENRDAAIGRDAIRELMAQVDEYIPTPERPKDQPFLMPIEDVFSISGRGTVVTGRVERGVINVGEEVEIVGIKDTQKTTVTGVEMFRKLLDSGEAGDNIGALIRGVGREEVERGQVLCKPGSVNPHTKFKAEAYILTKEEGGRHTPFFTNYRPQFYFRTTDVTGVVHLPEGTEMVMPGDNVSVDVELIVPIAMEDGLRFAIREGGRTVGAGVVASIIE
- the rplD gene encoding 50S ribosomal protein L4; protein product: MELQVKTLEGGAAGSITVSDEIFGLEPRTDLIHRVVRWQLAKRQAGTHKTLQRSEVTGSTKKFVRQKGSGGARHGNKKAPQFRGGGKAFGPVVRDHGHDLPKKVRALGLKHALSAKAKTDSIVVVEDAKAAEAKTKALKSQLNKLGLTSALVIDGAEVDNNFALASRNIPHLDVLPVQGINVYDILRANTLVLTKAAVSALEERFK
- the rpsC gene encoding 30S ribosomal protein S3, which encodes MGHKVNPIGMRLGINRTWDSRWYANKNEYGDLLHEDFRIREYLMKELKQAAVSKVVIERPHKKCRVSIHSGRPGVVIGKKGADIERLRKKIADITNSEVHLNIVEVRKPEIDATLVAASIAQQLERRVAFRRAMKRAVQSAMRLGAQGIRINCGGRLGGAEIARIEWYREGRVPLHTLRADIDYGVASAHTAYGVCGVKVWIFKGEILEHDPMASEKRATAGNEGGNQGDRGGRRDRGRERAA
- the rpsL gene encoding 30S ribosomal protein S12: MPTINQLIRKPRKDPPKRNKVPAMEACPQKRGVCTRVYTTTPKKPNSALRKVAKIRLTNGFEVIGYIPGEGHNLQEHSVVMIRGGRVKDLPGVRYHIIRGVLDTQGVKDRKQRRSKYGAKRPK
- the rplB gene encoding 50S ribosomal protein L2 — protein: MALKTFNPTSPGRRQLVQVDRSGLWKGKPVKTLTEGLSKSGGRNNTGRMTSPNRGGGHKRTYRLVDFKRRKWDVPATVERLEYDPNRTAFIALIRYEDGELSYILAPQRLAEGDTVVAGENVDVKPGNAAPLSKIPVGTIVHNIELKPGKGAQIARSAGAFVQIVGRDQGYTTLRLMSGEQRRVLGTCMATIGAVSNPDHANINLGKAGRSRWLGIKPHVRGVAMNPIDHPHGGGEGRTSGGRHPVTPWGKPTKGKRTRKNKQTDKYIVRSRHARKK
- the fusA gene encoding elongation factor G, translated to MSRTHNIEDYRNFGIMAHIDAGKTTTTERILYYTGKSHKIGEVHDGAATMDWMEQEQERGITITSAATTAHWNDKRLNIIDTPGHVDFTIEVERSLRVLDGAVALLDANAGVEPQTETVWRQADKYNVPRMIFVNKMDKLGADFDRCCEMIKSRLGATPLVMQLNIGAESEFAGVVDLLKMKALIWQSENLGAAWDVLDIPAELADRAQEMRDALIETAVEIDEEAMEAYLEGEEPSFEKLQELIRKGTIAGDFVPVFCGSAFKNKGVQPLLDAVVDYLPSPVEVPAIKGIDPKNEEEVERQSSDEEPLGLLAFKIANDPFVGSLTFCRIYSGVLNKGVSLLNTVKDKRERVGRMMQMHSNSREDIDVAYAGDIVAIAGLKDTTTGDTLCDPLKPVILERMEFPEPVIEIAVEPKTKADQEKMGLALNRLAAEDPSFRVKTDEESGQTIIAGMGELHLDIIVDRMKREFKVEANIGAPQVAYRETITKVADVDYTHKKQSGGSGQFARIKLTIEPSEPNEGYVFESKIVGGNVPKEYIPGVTKGIESVMSSGPLAGFPMLDIKATLTDGAYHDVDSSVLAFEIAGRAGFREAIQKAGPKLLEPVMKVEVVTPEDYMGDVIGDLNSRRGQIAGTENRGIVTVITAMVPLANMFGYVNNLRSMSQGRAQYSMVFDHYDQVPQAVAEEVQAKYA
- the rplC gene encoding 50S ribosomal protein L3 gives rise to the protein MRSGVIAQKVGMTRIYNDAGEHVPVTVLRLENCQVVAHRTDEKNGYNALQLGAGTRKVKNTPKALRGHFAVAKVEPKRTVVEFRVSADNMIDVGAEITADHYVEGQFVDVTGTSIGKGFAGVMKRHNFGGGRASHGNSISHRSHGSTGQCQDPGRVFKGKKMAGHMGDARVTTQNLKVVRTDVERGLIMVEGSVPGAKGGWIQVRDAIKKALPENVPVPGAFKASAAAEAAGKESE